From Halichondria panicea chromosome 12, odHalPani1.1, whole genome shotgun sequence, a single genomic window includes:
- the LOC135345704 gene encoding uncharacterized protein LOC135345704 isoform X2, with product MFAKKNHWILLWSVQILATMVSSEIETFKMPAGEQKIEVIRGDTKRVYFGVKNVTTEDISNYDLRLGYKTANIQPGSTNGLDHLLTLDIGTCISVAVGTKCKEMEVSLNGDPDLHGENISLVVYVYTLHPVLQVILPLEETESFTLQEFNIQIVDPPSTVTTTTTTSHASPTTEPPAVTCPPAVAAAPDTIIAIGLSQSGGNALLAVLLTTAFLVSFGGNVVILGMLCWERRNNDKCQ from the exons ATGTTTGCAAAGAAAAATCACTGGATTTTGCTATGGAGTGTTCAGATCCTTGCAACCATGGTGTCTTCAGAAATTG AGACATTCAAAATGCCTGCTGGAGAGCAAAAGATTGAAGTAATTCGTGGAGACACAAAAAGGGTGTACTTTGGAGTGAAAAATGTCACCACTGAGGATATAAGTAACTATGACCTTCGTCTTGGCTACAAAACAGCCAACATTCAACCTGGGAGCACAAATGGCTTGGATCATCTGCTAACTCTGGATATCGGTACTTGCATAAGTGTTGCGGTGGGGACTAAATGTAAAGAGATGGAAGTCAGTCTCAACGGAGACCCCGATTTGCATGGAGAGAACATCTCATTggtggtgtatgtgtacacTCTTCACCCAGTCTTACAGGTGATACTTCCTCTCGAGGAAACTGAAAGCTTTACGTTACAGGAATTCAACATCCAGATTGTAG ATCCCCCCTCTACTGTTACTACTACCACAACAACATCACATGCATCTCCAACAACAGAACCCCCCGCAGTCACCTGCCCCCCTGCAGTTGCAGCTGCACCCGACACTATCA TTGCAATTGGTCTATCTCAGAGTGGTGGGAATGCTCTGCTGGCTGTGCTACTAACTACTGCCTTTCTAGTCTCTTTTGGAGGCAACGTTGTCATACTGGGAATGTTGTGCTGGGAGAGAAGGAATAACGATAAATGCCAG TGA
- the LOC135345704 gene encoding uncharacterized protein LOC135345704 isoform X5 — MFAKKNHWILLWSVQILATMVSSEIETFKMPAGEQKIEVIRGDTKRVYFGVKNVTTEDISNYDLRLGYKTANIQPGSTNGLDHLLTLDIGTCISVAVGTKCKEMEVSLNGDPDLHGENISLVVYVYTLHPVLQVILPLEETESFTLQEFNIQIVEPPAVTCPPAVAAAPDTIKWWECSAGCATNYCLSSLFWRQRCHTGNVVLGEKE; from the exons ATGTTTGCAAAGAAAAATCACTGGATTTTGCTATGGAGTGTTCAGATCCTTGCAACCATGGTGTCTTCAGAAATTG AGACATTCAAAATGCCTGCTGGAGAGCAAAAGATTGAAGTAATTCGTGGAGACACAAAAAGGGTGTACTTTGGAGTGAAAAATGTCACCACTGAGGATATAAGTAACTATGACCTTCGTCTTGGCTACAAAACAGCCAACATTCAACCTGGGAGCACAAATGGCTTGGATCATCTGCTAACTCTGGATATCGGTACTTGCATAAGTGTTGCGGTGGGGACTAAATGTAAAGAGATGGAAGTCAGTCTCAACGGAGACCCCGATTTGCATGGAGAGAACATCTCATTggtggtgtatgtgtacacTCTTCACCCAGTCTTACAGGTGATACTTCCTCTCGAGGAAACTGAAAGCTTTACGTTACAGGAATTCAACATCCAGATTGTAG AACCCCCCGCAGTCACCTGCCCCCCTGCAGTTGCAGCTGCACCCGACACTATCA AGTGGTGGGAATGCTCTGCTGGCTGTGCTACTAACTACTGCCTTTCTAGTCTCTTTTGGAGGCAACGTTGTCATACTGGGAATGTTGTGCTGGGAGAGAAGGAATAA
- the LOC135345704 gene encoding uncharacterized protein LOC135345704 isoform X4 → MFAKKNHWILLWSVQILATMVSSEIETFKMPAGEQKIEVIRGDTKRVYFGVKNVTTEDISNYDLRLGYKTANIQPGSTNGLDHLLTLDIGTCISVAVGTKCKEMEVSLNGDPDLHGENISLVVYVYTLHPVLQVILPLEETESFTLQEFNIQIVDPPSTVTTTTTTSHASPTTEPPAVTCPPAVAAAPDTIKWWECSAGCATNYCLSSLFWRQRCHTGNVVLGEKE, encoded by the exons ATGTTTGCAAAGAAAAATCACTGGATTTTGCTATGGAGTGTTCAGATCCTTGCAACCATGGTGTCTTCAGAAATTG AGACATTCAAAATGCCTGCTGGAGAGCAAAAGATTGAAGTAATTCGTGGAGACACAAAAAGGGTGTACTTTGGAGTGAAAAATGTCACCACTGAGGATATAAGTAACTATGACCTTCGTCTTGGCTACAAAACAGCCAACATTCAACCTGGGAGCACAAATGGCTTGGATCATCTGCTAACTCTGGATATCGGTACTTGCATAAGTGTTGCGGTGGGGACTAAATGTAAAGAGATGGAAGTCAGTCTCAACGGAGACCCCGATTTGCATGGAGAGAACATCTCATTggtggtgtatgtgtacacTCTTCACCCAGTCTTACAGGTGATACTTCCTCTCGAGGAAACTGAAAGCTTTACGTTACAGGAATTCAACATCCAGATTGTAG ATCCCCCCTCTACTGTTACTACTACCACAACAACATCACATGCATCTCCAACAACAGAACCCCCCGCAGTCACCTGCCCCCCTGCAGTTGCAGCTGCACCCGACACTATCA AGTGGTGGGAATGCTCTGCTGGCTGTGCTACTAACTACTGCCTTTCTAGTCTCTTTTGGAGGCAACGTTGTCATACTGGGAATGTTGTGCTGGGAGAGAAGGAATAA
- the LOC135345704 gene encoding uncharacterized protein LOC135345704 isoform X3, whose translation MFAKKNHWILLWSVQILATMVSSEIETFKMPAGEQKIEVIRGDTKRVYFGVKNVTTEDISNYDLRLGYKTANIQPGSTNGLDHLLTLDIGTCISVAVGTKCKEMEVSLNGDPDLHGENISLVVYVYTLHPVLQVILPLEETESFTLQEFNIQIVEPPAVTCPPAVAAAPDTIIAIGLSQSGGNALLAVLLTTAFLVSFGGNVVILGMLCWERRNNDKCQDESTERYEMN comes from the exons ATGTTTGCAAAGAAAAATCACTGGATTTTGCTATGGAGTGTTCAGATCCTTGCAACCATGGTGTCTTCAGAAATTG AGACATTCAAAATGCCTGCTGGAGAGCAAAAGATTGAAGTAATTCGTGGAGACACAAAAAGGGTGTACTTTGGAGTGAAAAATGTCACCACTGAGGATATAAGTAACTATGACCTTCGTCTTGGCTACAAAACAGCCAACATTCAACCTGGGAGCACAAATGGCTTGGATCATCTGCTAACTCTGGATATCGGTACTTGCATAAGTGTTGCGGTGGGGACTAAATGTAAAGAGATGGAAGTCAGTCTCAACGGAGACCCCGATTTGCATGGAGAGAACATCTCATTggtggtgtatgtgtacacTCTTCACCCAGTCTTACAGGTGATACTTCCTCTCGAGGAAACTGAAAGCTTTACGTTACAGGAATTCAACATCCAGATTGTAG AACCCCCCGCAGTCACCTGCCCCCCTGCAGTTGCAGCTGCACCCGACACTATCA TTGCAATTGGTCTATCTCAGAGTGGTGGGAATGCTCTGCTGGCTGTGCTACTAACTACTGCCTTTCTAGTCTCTTTTGGAGGCAACGTTGTCATACTGGGAATGTTGTGCTGGGAGAGAAGGAATAACGATAAATGCCAG GATGAAAGCACGGAGCGCTATGAAATGAAT TGA
- the LOC135345704 gene encoding uncharacterized protein LOC135345704 isoform X1, whose amino-acid sequence MFAKKNHWILLWSVQILATMVSSEIETFKMPAGEQKIEVIRGDTKRVYFGVKNVTTEDISNYDLRLGYKTANIQPGSTNGLDHLLTLDIGTCISVAVGTKCKEMEVSLNGDPDLHGENISLVVYVYTLHPVLQVILPLEETESFTLQEFNIQIVDPPSTVTTTTTTSHASPTTEPPAVTCPPAVAAAPDTIIAIGLSQSGGNALLAVLLTTAFLVSFGGNVVILGMLCWERRNNDKCQDESTERYEMN is encoded by the exons ATGTTTGCAAAGAAAAATCACTGGATTTTGCTATGGAGTGTTCAGATCCTTGCAACCATGGTGTCTTCAGAAATTG AGACATTCAAAATGCCTGCTGGAGAGCAAAAGATTGAAGTAATTCGTGGAGACACAAAAAGGGTGTACTTTGGAGTGAAAAATGTCACCACTGAGGATATAAGTAACTATGACCTTCGTCTTGGCTACAAAACAGCCAACATTCAACCTGGGAGCACAAATGGCTTGGATCATCTGCTAACTCTGGATATCGGTACTTGCATAAGTGTTGCGGTGGGGACTAAATGTAAAGAGATGGAAGTCAGTCTCAACGGAGACCCCGATTTGCATGGAGAGAACATCTCATTggtggtgtatgtgtacacTCTTCACCCAGTCTTACAGGTGATACTTCCTCTCGAGGAAACTGAAAGCTTTACGTTACAGGAATTCAACATCCAGATTGTAG ATCCCCCCTCTACTGTTACTACTACCACAACAACATCACATGCATCTCCAACAACAGAACCCCCCGCAGTCACCTGCCCCCCTGCAGTTGCAGCTGCACCCGACACTATCA TTGCAATTGGTCTATCTCAGAGTGGTGGGAATGCTCTGCTGGCTGTGCTACTAACTACTGCCTTTCTAGTCTCTTTTGGAGGCAACGTTGTCATACTGGGAATGTTGTGCTGGGAGAGAAGGAATAACGATAAATGCCAG GATGAAAGCACGGAGCGCTATGAAATGAAT TGA